A single Arcobacter sp. FWKO B DNA region contains:
- a CDS encoding competence/damage-inducible protein A, which yields MKKPNFYTVIIGTELLNGRRKDAHFEFVNSELLKRGFEHKASFVIKDEPKFIEDIFALVKSDENSVMFCFGGIGATPDDYTRVAAAKVFRDGDMETNARAKELIYERFGDDMYPHRINMANLPINAGLLKNVVSNVPGFYIDERFFFCPGFPSMARDMVLEAFDKFYPQGQEKFSLVLTAYTSENTLIDVMEQVEENVDLSSLPQMIGDVRKTIISISGYDKESVERNFALFTDFLEKEKIDFNLGE from the coding sequence ATGAAAAAGCCAAATTTTTATACGGTCATAATAGGTACTGAACTGCTTAACGGCAGACGAAAAGATGCCCATTTTGAGTTTGTAAATAGTGAGCTTTTAAAAAGAGGGTTTGAACACAAAGCCTCTTTTGTTATCAAAGATGAGCCAAAGTTCATAGAAGATATTTTTGCTCTTGTCAAGTCAGATGAAAATAGTGTGATGTTTTGCTTTGGTGGCATTGGGGCAACTCCTGATGATTATACTAGAGTTGCAGCTGCAAAGGTTTTTCGTGATGGTGATATGGAGACAAATGCTAGGGCAAAAGAGCTTATATATGAGCGATTTGGTGATGATATGTATCCCCATCGTATAAATATGGCGAATCTTCCAATAAATGCTGGACTACTAAAAAATGTAGTTTCAAATGTGCCTGGGTTTTACATAGATGAGAGATTTTTCTTTTGTCCAGGGTTTCCTTCTATGGCTAGAGATATGGTACTGGAAGCTTTTGATAAATTTTACCCACAAGGGCAAGAGAAGTTTAGCCTTGTTTTGACTGCATACACATCTGAAAATACTTTGATAGATGTGATGGAGCAAGTTGAAGAAAATGTGGATTTATCTTCATTGCCACAAATGATAGGTGATGTGAGAAAAACTATCATATCAATAAGCGGATATGATAAAGAGAGTGTAGAGAGAAATTTCGCACTTTTTACAGACTTTTTAGAAAAAGAAAAAATAGATTTTAATTTAGGAGAGTAA
- a CDS encoding adenylate kinase — MKKLFLIIGAPGSGKTTDAELIAKKHDDITHYSTGDMFRAEVASGSERGKLIDSYVSAGNLVPIDIVIETIVGAIKKAPTPVVVIDGYPRSGEQMTELDKYLANEKEVKLVNVIEVVVSEEVARDRVLGRARGADDNNEVFNNRMKVYTEPLAEIQAFYTAKQLLHKINGERTIEEIVDDMDNFIQNRIKIS, encoded by the coding sequence ATGAAAAAACTTTTTTTAATAATAGGTGCTCCAGGGAGTGGAAAGACTACTGATGCAGAGCTTATTGCAAAAAAACACGATGATATTACACACTATAGTACTGGTGATATGTTTAGAGCTGAGGTTGCAAGTGGAAGCGAAAGAGGTAAACTAATAGATTCATATGTTAGTGCAGGAAATCTTGTACCTATCGATATAGTTATCGAGACAATCGTAGGTGCTATCAAAAAAGCCCCAACTCCAGTGGTAGTAATAGACGGTTACCCAAGAAGCGGTGAGCAAATGACTGAACTTGACAAGTATTTAGCTAATGAAAAAGAGGTAAAACTTGTAAATGTTATCGAAGTTGTTGTAAGTGAAGAGGTTGCAAGAGATAGAGTTCTTGGTCGTGCAAGAGGTGCTGATGATAATAATGAAGTATTTAACAACAGAATGAAAGTTTATACAGAGCCTTTAGCTGAAATTCAAGCGTTTTATACTGCAAAACAACTATTACACAAAATCAATGGTGAAAGAACTATTGAAGAGATAGTTGATGATATGGATAACTTTATTCAAAATAGGATTAAAATTAGCTAA
- a CDS encoding S8 family peptidase, with translation MPDLRPLFIGEQYKTDIRFTSPQSGGGDSTLPYRNAPEHGNRLYGKLQSLLTSQTELISENESLNKGIYIEVLGVEGIDLNIEPLESSSKDIRLSNFKNTNPQKATLFLPLEKKDFLEKKIKEYIQKLTKKGNPKHNDLIAVIEDFKTATINSFWNGKEDKIPSETKIWCEVWLMNNKNTHDEDVISEFINVTQTNNIEIRTESNIKFPERIITLAKLNAEDILNLIDSYQYLAEIRPYSTPNIAYTSMEYHDQKDWVSELKDRIIVNPDSKVSICILDTGVNNVHPLLEDILKDEDKHTFLPSWDINDHDSHGTEMSGIAAYGNLNEHLSGIEDVELNHTLASFKILPPTGSTEKSLWGYITEQAVAIREIEKPNKIHVYSMSVTAKDTDGDVLDGTPSSWSSAIDSILYNNDYKKLFCISVGNTDIDDSSFEYKNTNLKSPIENPAQSWNALSIGAFTQKDTITDEDGTYASYDVVMAEKDEISPFTTTSHLWDRQWCIKPDVVFEGGNLLLNTIRNDKTTHDDLALLTTHSNIYRDLITWTYATSAANALGANFVARLYATFPEATPETIRGLVIHSAKWTDEMFAQFKETRDSDRDVYKKLLRTCGYGVPDFDKAVNCYTNSLTLIAEDTIQPFIKIGNDIKTNVMNLYTLPWPKEALEDLGSQEVEMRVTLSYFIEPAPTEMVVSNFNRYNYPSHGLRFEINHPHESIDEFKARCNKHGREDEFEPSGLSTSGYWTIGKNTRDRGSIISDVWKGKAVELASCNYIAIYPTNGWWRTRKHLEAYENVARYTLIVSIYSPSNDIDIYTPVQVQIATPVQIEI, from the coding sequence ATGCCTGATTTAAGACCCTTATTTATTGGTGAACAATATAAAACTGATATAAGATTTACCTCTCCTCAAAGTGGTGGAGGTGATTCAACCTTACCTTATAGAAATGCACCAGAACATGGAAATAGACTGTATGGAAAGCTACAATCTCTTTTAACATCTCAAACTGAACTTATATCTGAGAATGAATCTTTAAATAAAGGGATTTATATAGAGGTCTTAGGGGTAGAAGGGATTGACTTAAATATAGAACCTCTTGAAAGTTCATCAAAAGATATTAGACTATCAAATTTTAAAAATACGAATCCACAAAAAGCTACACTATTTTTACCATTAGAAAAAAAAGATTTTTTAGAGAAAAAAATAAAAGAATATATACAAAAATTAACTAAAAAAGGAAACCCAAAACATAATGATTTAATTGCGGTTATAGAAGATTTTAAAACTGCGACTATCAATTCATTTTGGAATGGTAAAGAAGATAAAATTCCTAGTGAAACTAAAATATGGTGTGAAGTATGGTTAATGAATAATAAAAACACTCATGATGAAGATGTTATTTCAGAGTTTATAAATGTAACTCAAACCAACAATATAGAAATTCGAACAGAATCAAATATAAAATTTCCAGAGAGAATAATAACTTTAGCAAAATTAAATGCTGAAGATATTTTGAATTTAATTGATTCTTATCAATATTTAGCAGAAATTAGACCATATTCAACTCCTAATATTGCTTATACAAGTATGGAATATCATGACCAAAAAGATTGGGTAAGTGAGCTAAAAGATAGAATTATTGTAAATCCAGATAGTAAAGTTTCAATATGTATTTTAGATACAGGAGTGAATAATGTACACCCATTATTAGAAGATATCTTAAAAGATGAAGATAAACATACATTTTTACCATCTTGGGATATAAATGACCATGATAGTCACGGTACAGAGATGAGTGGAATAGCTGCATATGGGAATTTAAATGAACATTTAAGTGGTATTGAAGATGTTGAACTTAATCACACACTGGCATCTTTTAAAATACTTCCTCCAACTGGAAGTACAGAAAAAAGTTTATGGGGATATATTACAGAACAAGCTGTCGCTATTAGAGAAATTGAAAAACCTAATAAAATTCATGTATATTCAATGTCTGTTACTGCAAAAGATACTGATGGTGATGTTTTAGATGGAACACCAAGTTCATGGTCATCTGCAATTGATAGTATTTTATATAATAATGATTATAAAAAACTTTTTTGTATATCAGTAGGAAATACTGATATAGATGACTCATCTTTTGAATATAAGAACACTAATCTTAAATCTCCAATAGAAAATCCAGCTCAATCTTGGAATGCACTATCTATAGGAGCTTTTACCCAAAAAGATACCATCACAGATGAAGATGGGACTTATGCTAGTTATGATGTAGTAATGGCAGAAAAAGATGAAATATCCCCATTTACTACAACTTCTCATTTATGGGATAGACAATGGTGTATAAAGCCTGATGTAGTGTTTGAGGGAGGAAATCTTTTATTAAATACAATAAGAAATGATAAAACTACTCATGATGATTTAGCTCTTTTAACAACCCATTCAAATATTTATAGAGATTTAATTACTTGGACTTATGCAACAAGTGCAGCTAATGCACTAGGAGCAAATTTTGTAGCAAGGTTATATGCTACTTTTCCAGAAGCAACACCTGAAACAATTAGAGGATTAGTTATACACTCAGCTAAGTGGACAGATGAGATGTTTGCACAATTTAAAGAAACTAGAGATTCAGATAGAGATGTATATAAAAAACTATTAAGAACTTGTGGTTATGGAGTACCTGATTTTGATAAAGCTGTGAATTGTTACACAAATAGTTTAACTTTGATTGCAGAAGATACTATTCAGCCATTTATTAAAATTGGGAATGATATAAAAACAAATGTTATGAATCTTTATACTCTTCCTTGGCCAAAAGAAGCATTAGAAGATTTAGGCTCTCAAGAAGTAGAAATGAGAGTTACTTTATCATACTTCATAGAACCAGCACCAACCGAAATGGTCGTAAGCAATTTTAATAGATATAACTATCCATCTCATGGATTAAGATTTGAAATCAATCATCCACATGAAAGCATAGATGAATTTAAGGCAAGATGTAATAAACATGGGAGAGAAGATGAATTTGAACCAAGTGGATTAAGTACTTCAGGTTATTGGACAATTGGTAAAAATACAAGAGATAGAGGAAGTATAATATCTGATGTATGGAAAGGAAAAGCTGTAGAATTGGCTTCTTGTAATTATATTGCCATTTATCCAACAAATGGATGGTGGAGAACAAGAAAACATTTAGAAGCTTATGAAAATGTAGCTCGATATACACTCATTGTGAGTATTTATTCTCCATCTAATGATATAGATATATACACACCAGTACAAGTACAAATTGCTACACCAGTACAAATAGAAATCTAA
- a CDS encoding AAA family ATPase, which yields MANASQIKALIKSHYDNDYTRFDTLSLQLAAHEATLGHSSLALEVKRLVDDSKKNRTVESINSKNVRLYNNTIDELFIYSRPMLDMSEIILSTSNQDKIVKILSEYNNQEKLKKHGLKHRRKILLSGHPGTGKTMSASIIASELHLPLYVIQIDKIITKFMGETGAKLRQIFKMIEMQKGVYFFDEFDSIGTDRSKDNEVGEMRRVLNSFLQFLENDNSDSLIITATNNIALLDRALFRRFDDILYYDIPTKEEILKLLKLRLQAFTVKFDLDGVLAKASGLSHADIVKSCNDAIKEAIINDKKYISRTSLLNNFEIIKESYKKISEA from the coding sequence ATGGCTAATGCATCACAAATAAAAGCACTTATAAAGTCGCATTATGACAATGATTATACTAGATTTGATACTTTATCTTTACAACTGGCTGCCCATGAAGCCACATTAGGGCATAGCTCTTTAGCATTAGAAGTCAAAAGACTTGTTGATGACTCAAAAAAGAATAGAACTGTCGAATCTATTAATTCGAAGAATGTTAGATTGTATAATAATACAATTGATGAGTTGTTTATTTATTCAAGACCTATGTTAGATATGTCTGAAATAATCCTTTCAACTTCTAATCAAGATAAAATAGTAAAAATTTTAAGTGAATATAATAATCAAGAAAAATTAAAAAAGCATGGATTAAAACATAGAAGAAAAATTTTATTATCTGGTCATCCTGGTACTGGTAAAACGATGTCAGCTTCTATTATAGCTTCAGAGCTTCATTTGCCTTTATATGTAATACAAATAGATAAAATTATTACAAAATTTATGGGTGAAACTGGTGCAAAACTTAGACAAATATTCAAAATGATAGAGATGCAAAAAGGTGTTTATTTTTTTGATGAATTTGATTCTATAGGTACAGACAGAAGTAAAGATAATGAAGTTGGTGAAATGAGAAGAGTACTAAACTCATTTTTACAGTTTTTAGAAAACGATAACTCTGATAGTTTAATAATCACAGCCACAAATAATATAGCACTACTAGATAGAGCTTTATTTAGAAGATTTGATGATATTTTATACTATGACATACCAACAAAAGAAGAAATACTTAAACTTTTAAAACTAAGGTTACAAGCATTTACGGTTAAATTTGATTTAGATGGTGTTTTAGCTAAAGCATCAGGATTAAGTCATGCAGATATTGTAAAATCATGCAATGATGCAATTAAAGAAGCTATTATCAACGATAAAAAATATATTTCTAGAACATCATTACTAAATAATTTTGAAATCATAAAAGAATCATATAAAAAAATTAGTGAGGCATAA
- a CDS encoding YgiQ family radical SAM protein, with protein MFLPTTKKELEQLDWNQLDIILVSGDTYIDSPYGGISVIGRVLLDKGYKVGIIAQPDINSDDITRLGEPRLFWGVSAGLVDSMVANYTASKKRRNNDDFTPNGVNNRRPDRASIVYTGLIRKFYKNTVPIVLGGIEASLRRVAHYDFWGNNVRKSLLFDAKADILVYGMAEKTVVKLANSLNAKEDFKDIRGLCYISKEPKEGYIEIESFDDVKADKLKFIKAFHTYYNNCDPITAKGIMQKQDSRYLIQNPPEFYMSESEIDAVYNLNYERDVHPFYKKQGDIKALETIKFSVTTHHGCYGECNFCAISVHQGRTIRSRSEDSILKEINQFTKDKNFKGIIYDVGGATANMYGFECEKKLSKGDCADKKRCLSDSVCKTLKPNHKRQIDLLRKIRGIKGIKKVFVNSGIRYDLINQDKIYGDVYLKEIVEHHVSGQMKIAPEHSEEKILSLMGKPDKNTLLAFKKKFDDLNKQLGKKQFLTYYMIAAHPGCTEEDMKKLKDFANKELRLSPEQVQIFTPTPSTYSTLMYYTGLNPWTLKPIFVETDMGKKQKQKDMVVEKRVCSKKPKGDYDINL; from the coding sequence ATGTTTTTACCTACAACAAAAAAAGAATTAGAACAACTAGACTGGAACCAACTTGATATTATTCTTGTAAGTGGAGATACTTATATAGACTCACCATATGGTGGAATATCTGTAATAGGTAGAGTATTGCTAGATAAGGGCTATAAAGTAGGAATTATTGCTCAACCAGATATAAATAGTGACGATATCACAAGACTTGGTGAACCAAGACTTTTTTGGGGAGTTAGTGCAGGGCTAGTGGATAGTATGGTAGCTAATTATACAGCAAGCAAAAAGAGAAGAAATAATGATGATTTTACACCAAATGGAGTCAATAACCGCCGTCCAGATAGAGCTAGTATAGTATATACTGGTTTGATTAGGAAATTTTATAAAAATACAGTTCCCATAGTCTTAGGTGGTATTGAAGCAAGTCTTAGAAGGGTTGCTCATTATGATTTTTGGGGGAATAATGTACGAAAATCTCTTCTTTTTGATGCAAAAGCTGATATTTTGGTATATGGAATGGCAGAAAAAACAGTCGTAAAACTTGCAAATAGCCTAAATGCCAAGGAAGACTTTAAAGATATTAGAGGACTTTGCTATATATCAAAAGAGCCAAAAGAGGGATATATAGAAATTGAATCATTTGATGATGTAAAAGCAGATAAGTTAAAGTTTATTAAGGCTTTTCATACATACTACAATAACTGTGACCCAATAACTGCAAAAGGGATTATGCAAAAACAAGATAGTAGATATCTAATACAAAACCCACCAGAATTTTATATGAGTGAGTCAGAAATAGATGCAGTTTATAATCTCAACTACGAAAGAGATGTACACCCTTTTTACAAAAAACAAGGTGATATAAAAGCCCTAGAAACTATCAAGTTTTCTGTTACTACTCATCATGGGTGTTATGGAGAATGTAATTTTTGTGCTATTAGTGTACATCAAGGTAGAACCATAAGAAGCCGAAGTGAAGATTCTATTCTAAAAGAAATCAATCAATTTACCAAAGACAAAAACTTCAAAGGTATCATATACGATGTGGGTGGAGCAACTGCCAATATGTATGGTTTTGAGTGTGAAAAGAAGTTAAGCAAGGGTGATTGTGCTGATAAAAAAAGATGCCTAAGTGATAGTGTGTGTAAAACCCTCAAACCAAATCACAAAAGACAAATAGACCTTCTTAGAAAAATAAGAGGTATCAAAGGAATCAAAAAAGTTTTTGTAAACTCTGGTATCAGATATGATTTGATAAATCAAGACAAAATTTATGGAGATGTTTACCTCAAAGAAATAGTAGAACATCATGTATCAGGTCAAATGAAAATAGCCCCAGAACATAGCGAAGAAAAAATCCTCTCACTTATGGGAAAACCTGATAAAAATACTCTGCTAGCTTTCAAGAAAAAATTTGATGATCTCAACAAACAACTTGGCAAAAAACAATTTTTGACATACTACATGATAGCAGCCCACCCAGGATGCACGGAAGAAGATATGAAAAAACTAAAAGATTTTGCCAATAAAGAGCTAAGACTCTCCCCAGAACAAGTACAAATCTTCACCCCAACACCTAGTACATACTCTACTTTGATGTATTATACAGGGCTTAATCCTTGGACTTTGAAGCCTATTTTTGTAGAAACTGATATGGGCAAAAAACAAAAGCAAAAGGATATGGTAGTAGAAAAAAGAGTTTGTAGCAAAAAGCCAAAAGGGGATTATGATATAAACTTATAA
- a CDS encoding HDOD domain-containing protein, with protein sequence MTNLDIMSQIDSLPPLPQTVIELESFKKSASHEVSDLIKIIEKDPLIVSTLLKVSNSAMFGFVSKIETPSRAVNLLGINFTLSIALASSMKKSINTDLQAYGKDSDDFLRLANMQSNLINLWIGKIDLKLRDELILPAFLQESGKFLVSDYIKKQKKESDFLQAVTNNPDKIAQIEKDFTGVSTSQITSAIFKHWGLDGDLVNDIYYADSPFEAPLKYQKNSIILGISKLVCNIISPFDEVCIQKAKKLVVDNGYTTKEFDNAINKLQDRLLDEE encoded by the coding sequence ATGACCAATCTTGATATTATGAGTCAAATAGACTCATTGCCTCCGTTGCCTCAGACTGTTATAGAGTTGGAGAGTTTTAAAAAATCTGCAAGTCATGAAGTTAGTGATTTAATCAAAATCATAGAAAAAGATCCTCTAATAGTTTCTACACTTTTAAAGGTTTCAAATTCTGCTATGTTTGGTTTCGTAAGCAAAATAGAAACTCCTAGCCGTGCTGTGAATTTGTTGGGTATTAATTTTACTCTGTCTATTGCCCTAGCAAGTAGTATGAAAAAATCAATCAATACAGATTTGCAAGCATATGGCAAGGATAGTGATGATTTTTTAAGGTTGGCAAATATGCAATCAAATTTAATAAATCTATGGATTGGAAAAATAGATTTAAAATTAAGAGATGAGCTTATACTTCCAGCTTTTTTACAAGAAAGTGGTAAGTTTTTAGTTAGTGATTATATAAAAAAACAAAAAAAAGAGTCTGATTTCTTACAAGCAGTGACAAATAATCCTGATAAAATAGCTCAAATAGAAAAAGACTTTACTGGGGTTTCAACCTCTCAAATAACATCTGCTATCTTTAAACATTGGGGACTTGATGGGGATTTAGTCAATGATATTTATTATGCTGATTCTCCTTTTGAAGCACCTTTAAAATATCAAAAAAACTCTATTATTCTAGGCATATCTAAACTTGTTTGTAATATTATATCACCATTTGATGAAGTGTGTATTCAAAAAGCAAAAAAACTAGTTGTAGACAATGGCTATACAACAAAAGAGTTTGACAATGCTATCAACAAACTTCAAGATAGGTTACTTGATGAAGAGTAA